From the genome of Psychrilyobacter atlanticus DSM 19335, one region includes:
- a CDS encoding glycoside hydrolase family 10 protein, producing MKKICSILFLLILVGCSGIDKRDNRVEEREGPEFRGVWIASVVNINWPKTVGTGKNAERSQKKEFIKLLDQAVEMNMNAVVVQIRPTADTFYPSSFEPWSKYLTGTQGTSPGWDPLQFMVEESHRRGLQFHAWFNPYRVTMKKEDVPMSNHPAVLNPEWTFRYGGKLYYNPGIPEAMNYSIDNIMEVVKNYDIDGVHMDDYFYPYPVKGEKLPDWKTYLKYGKYFPIAADWRRDNVDKFIKTLNSRIKKEKPNVQFGISPFGVWRNYDVDKSGSKTRAGITNYDTLYADTRKWIDRGWIDYIVPQIYWNQGFKAAEYNTLVNWWADEVRGTDVKLYIGQAAYKVGTKGWKDPYELINQVRYNRGVEGVGGSIYFSIDSLIDNPVEIKENMKKTVYKERVKIPN from the coding sequence ATGAAGAAAATTTGCAGTATATTATTCCTATTGATATTAGTGGGATGTAGCGGAATAGATAAGAGAGACAACAGAGTAGAAGAAAGGGAAGGACCGGAATTCAGAGGGGTTTGGATAGCCAGTGTTGTAAATATAAACTGGCCTAAAACTGTGGGAACAGGTAAAAACGCCGAGAGATCTCAAAAAAAGGAGTTTATAAAATTACTGGATCAGGCTGTAGAAATGAATATGAATGCTGTAGTAGTTCAAATCCGACCTACTGCTGATACATTTTATCCATCTTCATTTGAACCATGGTCAAAATACCTTACAGGAACACAGGGAACATCTCCAGGATGGGATCCGTTGCAATTTATGGTAGAAGAATCTCATAGAAGAGGTTTGCAATTTCATGCATGGTTCAACCCATACAGGGTAACTATGAAAAAAGAAGATGTTCCTATGAGTAACCACCCAGCTGTTTTGAATCCAGAGTGGACATTTAGATATGGAGGCAAATTATATTACAATCCCGGAATTCCAGAAGCTATGAACTACAGTATAGATAACATTATGGAAGTGGTAAAAAACTATGATATAGATGGGGTACATATGGATGATTATTTTTATCCATACCCGGTTAAAGGAGAAAAACTGCCTGATTGGAAAACATATTTAAAATATGGAAAATATTTTCCTATAGCGGCTGACTGGAGAAGAGATAATGTAGATAAATTTATAAAAACTTTAAATAGCAGGATAAAAAAGGAGAAACCAAATGTTCAATTTGGTATCAGTCCCTTCGGTGTATGGAGAAACTATGATGTAGATAAAAGTGGATCGAAGACCAGGGCTGGGATAACGAACTATGATACCCTCTATGCAGATACCAGAAAATGGATAGACAGGGGATGGATAGATTATATCGTGCCGCAGATCTACTGGAACCAGGGATTTAAGGCAGCTGAATATAATACCCTGGTTAATTGGTGGGCTGATGAGGTAAGAGGGACCGATGTAAAATTATATATTGGTCAGGCAGCTTACAAAGTGGGCACCAAAGGGTGGAAAGATCCATATGAGCTGATAAATCAGGTTAGATATAATAGAGGAGTGGAAGGCGTAGGAGGAAGTATATATTTTAGTATAGATTCCCTCATAGATAATCCCGTGGAAATAAAAGAAAATATGAAAAAGACAGTATATAAAGAGAGGGTTAAAATCCCGAATTAG
- the murI gene encoding glutamate racemase, which produces MKSKMPIGIFDSGIGGLTILKEIRKILPRENIIYYGDFKNTPYGTKTTSEIQKLSEDIVKFMIQNHCKVIIIACSLMTAASLEYLKNKYPIPIIGVVEGGVKAALLESKKKKIAYIANPFTVKTKIYEETYKKYSKDGSLHGIPCKKLCALIESGWETHPHRLEILKEYLDKIPKDTDTLILGGTHYPLIKEDIRKFFPEKIVDSSRESVFELLNLLISMDLFNKENKKGNVDFCINGDTSLLLNRLPEIFMEEFKNIFSVDY; this is translated from the coding sequence ATGAAAAGTAAAATGCCTATTGGAATATTCGATTCAGGGATTGGAGGCCTTACCATCCTGAAAGAGATCAGAAAAATTTTACCCAGGGAAAATATCATCTACTACGGAGACTTTAAAAATACTCCCTATGGTACTAAAACCACCTCAGAAATACAAAAACTAAGTGAAGATATAGTGAAGTTCATGATTCAAAACCATTGCAAGGTAATCATAATAGCCTGCAGCCTTATGACAGCAGCTTCCTTGGAATATCTAAAAAACAAATATCCTATTCCCATCATAGGAGTTGTAGAAGGAGGAGTAAAAGCCGCTCTTTTGGAAAGTAAGAAAAAAAAGATTGCCTATATTGCAAACCCTTTTACTGTAAAAACTAAAATTTATGAAGAAACTTACAAAAAATACTCAAAGGATGGATCCCTCCATGGTATCCCCTGTAAAAAACTATGTGCCCTGATTGAATCTGGCTGGGAAACTCACCCCCATCGTCTGGAAATTCTAAAAGAATATCTGGATAAAATCCCAAAGGATACCGATACCCTTATCCTCGGCGGGACACATTACCCCCTTATAAAGGAGGATATCAGGAAATTCTTTCCTGAAAAAATTGTAGATTCTTCCAGAGAATCTGTGTTTGAGCTATTAAATTTACTCATTTCCATGGATCTTTTCAACAAAGAAAATAAGAAGGGAAATGTAGATTTTTGCATCAATGGAGACACATCTCTTCTTTTAAACAGACTCCCGGAAATATTTATGGAGGAGTTTAAAAATATTTTTTCTGTAGATTATTAA
- the lysA gene encoding diaminopimelate decarboxylase, whose protein sequence is MFGTQEINGNGILEIGGVSVKKLKEEYGTPLYVMDKNYIVEKAELIKESFQSRVFKTEVAYASKAFLTVGMCKIVEELDLCLDVVSGGEIYTALKAGFPMERAHFHGNSKSIEELEMAVEYGVGTIIVDNHLEFELLEDICEKNKKKINAILRVNPGIDAHTHEYIQTSKFDSKFGESIFMEETKELIRAIHRSEWVKFEGLHAHIGSQIFDINSFLKEAEVMTEYIRGLVEEGIGVETLNLGGGYGIYYSEGDEPIDIETCLKEQVKIIENINEEYSLGIKKLQIEPGRSLIANAGTTLYTVQGLKTTYSGKNYYFIDGGMTDNIRPALYQAVYSGTIGNRCLEEKENLVTVAGKCCESGDLILKDTKLQRAELGDILCVFGTGAYNYSMASNYNKIPRPAVVMVENGESALMVKRESYEDLIRNDL, encoded by the coding sequence ATGTTTGGAACTCAAGAGATTAATGGCAACGGAATTTTGGAAATCGGAGGAGTATCGGTAAAGAAATTAAAGGAAGAGTATGGAACTCCCCTCTATGTTATGGATAAAAATTATATAGTAGAAAAGGCAGAATTAATAAAGGAAAGTTTTCAATCCAGAGTTTTTAAGACTGAGGTAGCTTACGCTTCCAAGGCATTTTTAACTGTTGGGATGTGCAAGATAGTAGAGGAATTGGATCTTTGTTTAGATGTTGTTTCTGGAGGGGAGATATATACAGCTTTAAAGGCAGGCTTTCCAATGGAAAGAGCTCATTTTCATGGAAACAGCAAATCTATAGAAGAACTTGAGATGGCGGTAGAATATGGGGTAGGGACTATAATAGTAGACAATCATTTAGAATTTGAACTATTAGAGGATATATGTGAAAAAAATAAGAAAAAGATAAATGCAATTTTACGTGTGAATCCAGGGATAGATGCACATACCCATGAGTATATTCAGACCTCTAAGTTTGATTCTAAATTTGGAGAATCAATCTTTATGGAGGAGACAAAGGAGCTTATAAGAGCAATTCATAGAAGTGAATGGGTAAAATTTGAAGGACTCCATGCTCACATAGGTTCCCAAATATTTGATATCAATTCTTTTTTGAAGGAAGCCGAAGTTATGACTGAGTATATAAGGGGATTGGTTGAAGAAGGTATAGGAGTAGAAACACTTAATTTAGGTGGCGGATATGGTATCTATTATTCAGAGGGAGATGAGCCTATCGATATAGAGACTTGCCTAAAAGAACAGGTAAAGATTATAGAGAATATAAATGAAGAATATAGTTTAGGGATCAAAAAACTTCAGATTGAACCTGGGAGATCGCTGATAGCTAATGCTGGGACTACCCTTTATACGGTGCAGGGGTTAAAAACTACCTATTCAGGAAAAAATTATTATTTTATCGATGGGGGGATGACTGACAATATAAGACCGGCTCTGTATCAGGCAGTTTATAGCGGGACTATTGGAAACAGGTGTTTAGAGGAAAAAGAAAACTTGGTAACTGTAGCAGGTAAATGCTGTGAATCGGGAGATCTGATCCTAAAGGATACAAAATTACAGAGGGCAGAGTTAGGAGATATCTTATGTGTATTTGGTACAGGAGCATATAACTATTCCATGGCAAGCAACTACAATAAAATTCCCAGACCTGCTGTGGTTATGGTAGAAAACGGGGAGTCAGCCCTCATGGTTAAGAGGGAATCATATGAAGATTTAATAAGAAATGACCTGTAG
- a CDS encoding TolC family protein: MKAKKIILISWLLLIIGCSSYVPETHEDLMQTKNEIQLQDNFTLEETDVSKDQNLVFIHEKWWLNYNDPDLNKLMEIVLNSNTDLKVAKLNIRAASAVIDAADHSAFQMGLYAGANVVGTSKPYTKSKAVSKTIPGLGEVPLIPEDALAGETAYTAGTGLRANYNFDFYNKYENLTKQKTYLAESTKFHSKLIELNITTNIAKLYGYYIYLQEEKINLDKKLSVLVSIEDKVRSTIEFGGGSEDDLLIIQNKILNLNRYININRFKKESTAETIYSLSSYKNKIQVKKILKDAVYSHLMDQEFLIPDKISSDVIIHRPDVQYYLMMINSQKAKLKSLKSDFYPQVSIGGDIGYRGLGIDNSFQDFSSLMWSFGPKVYLPIFNLSGIKANYKIADIQVNTFIANYNKTINNSIQDINSKLSSAKVSKINYMNLDTIEKNEEKIYKNSNLKLENGSISEYQNLKDHYIYLGSSLHKTQQAYKLYSDQIDLINSLGGVYKNKEQVIKEKI, encoded by the coding sequence ATGAAGGCAAAAAAAATAATATTAATTTCATGGCTGCTCCTAATAATAGGATGCTCCAGCTATGTTCCAGAGACCCACGAAGACCTCATGCAGACAAAAAATGAGATCCAGCTACAGGATAATTTTACCTTAGAGGAAACAGATGTTTCCAAAGATCAAAACTTGGTTTTCATTCATGAAAAATGGTGGTTAAACTACAATGATCCAGATCTTAACAAACTTATGGAAATCGTGTTAAATTCAAATACAGATCTGAAAGTAGCTAAATTAAATATTCGTGCTGCCAGTGCGGTTATTGATGCAGCTGACCACAGTGCTTTTCAAATGGGACTCTATGCAGGAGCAAATGTAGTAGGTACCAGTAAACCATATACAAAATCAAAAGCTGTTTCAAAAACTATTCCTGGATTGGGAGAAGTACCCCTTATCCCTGAAGATGCACTTGCAGGAGAAACTGCTTATACCGCTGGTACAGGACTCAGAGCCAACTATAACTTTGATTTCTATAATAAATACGAAAACTTAACTAAACAAAAAACATATTTGGCTGAAAGTACTAAATTTCATTCAAAACTGATTGAACTGAATATTACTACAAATATTGCTAAACTTTACGGGTATTATATTTATCTTCAGGAGGAAAAAATAAACCTCGATAAAAAGCTATCTGTATTGGTATCTATCGAAGATAAGGTCAGATCAACCATCGAATTTGGTGGAGGATCAGAAGATGATCTTCTGATCATTCAAAACAAGATCCTTAATTTAAACAGATATATAAACATAAATAGATTTAAAAAAGAATCTACTGCAGAGACTATATATTCATTGTCGTCTTATAAAAACAAGATTCAGGTAAAAAAGATATTAAAAGATGCTGTTTACTCCCATCTTATGGATCAAGAATTTCTAATCCCTGACAAGATCTCTTCCGATGTTATTATCCATCGTCCTGATGTACAATATTATCTGATGATGATTAATTCTCAAAAAGCCAAGTTAAAATCATTAAAATCAGATTTCTATCCACAGGTTTCAATCGGAGGAGACATAGGATATAGAGGACTGGGAATAGATAACAGTTTTCAAGATTTTTCATCTTTAATGTGGTCATTTGGACCAAAGGTTTATCTTCCAATCTTTAATCTCTCTGGTATTAAAGCTAATTATAAGATTGCTGATATTCAGGTAAATACATTTATTGCAAATTACAATAAAACTATCAACAATTCCATCCAAGATATAAACAGTAAGTTAAGCAGTGCCAAAGTATCAAAGATCAACTATATGAATCTCGATACCATTGAAAAAAACGAAGAAAAGATCTATAAAAATTCAAATTTAAAATTAGAAAATGGTTCTATTTCTGAATATCAAAATTTAAAAGATCACTATATTTATTTGGGCTCTTCTCTTCATAAAACCCAGCAGGCTTACAAACTTTACTCAGATCAAATCGATTTGATCAATAGTTTAGGAGGAGTATATAAGAATAAGGAACAGGTAATAAAAGAAAAAATCTAG
- the ilvC gene encoding ketol-acid reductoisomerase, with amino-acid sequence MKELRFLEGKKLTVVGYGSQGHAHALNLHDLGMDVTVGLREGSKSWGKAENDGVKVAMIGEAVKGADVVMILAPDEAQPELYRSEIEENLKDGAYLGFAHGFNIHYERITPREGINVFMVAPKGPGHMVREIFEGGHGVPCLAAIHNDVTGDTKEAAYAWANGVGRKVGVIETTFQEETETDLFGEQAVLCGGVTELMQAGFDTLVEAGYNPEVAYFECVHEMKLIIDLVYEKGFAAMRDSISNTAEYGDYITGKKIITKESKEAMRGVLADIQNGKFAKDFIEETENGYKFMNAERSQYSDSKIEEVGSKMRKMVFSK; translated from the coding sequence ATGAAAGAACTAAGATTTTTAGAGGGAAAGAAATTAACGGTAGTTGGTTATGGGAGTCAGGGACATGCACATGCATTAAATCTTCATGACCTAGGAATGGATGTAACTGTAGGTCTTAGAGAGGGCTCAAAATCATGGGGAAAAGCTGAAAATGACGGAGTAAAAGTAGCGATGATAGGAGAAGCTGTAAAAGGTGCTGATGTAGTAATGATCTTAGCTCCAGATGAAGCTCAACCAGAACTATATAGATCTGAAATTGAAGAAAATTTAAAAGACGGAGCTTATTTGGGATTTGCACATGGATTTAATATTCATTATGAAAGAATTACACCAAGAGAAGGTATAAATGTATTTATGGTTGCTCCTAAGGGACCAGGACATATGGTAAGGGAGATATTTGAAGGTGGACATGGGGTTCCTTGTTTGGCAGCAATACACAATGATGTAACTGGAGATACGAAAGAGGCAGCATATGCCTGGGCAAATGGTGTGGGGAGAAAAGTTGGAGTAATAGAAACTACATTCCAAGAGGAAACTGAAACTGATCTATTTGGAGAGCAGGCAGTACTGTGTGGAGGAGTTACGGAATTGATGCAGGCTGGATTTGATACTTTAGTAGAAGCAGGATATAATCCTGAGGTGGCATATTTTGAATGTGTTCATGAGATGAAGTTAATAATAGATTTAGTATATGAAAAAGGGTTTGCGGCAATGAGAGATTCTATTTCAAATACCGCTGAATATGGAGACTATATAACTGGTAAAAAGATAATTACAAAGGAAAGTAAGGAAGCGATGAGAGGAGTTTTAGCAGATATCCAAAATGGAAAATTTGCCAAAGACTTCATAGAGGAAACAGAAAATGGATATAAATTTATGAATGCAGAAAGATCTCAGTATTCTGACTCTAAGATAGAGGAAGTAGGATCAAAAATGAGAAAGATGGTATTTTCAAAATAA
- a CDS encoding peptide ABC transporter substrate-binding protein has translation MKRTMYVFSVLLILLLTACGGNKNEDQGETGANKVEQVLRFNLDADPPSIDPQLNTDVSGAMVINNTFEGLMRNNASGKPEPAMAESVEVSEDKTVYIFHLRKDAKWSDGRSVTAEDFKYAWLRGLDPEVASEYAYQLYYIKGGQDYFKGKGKREDVGLEVLDDYTLRVELEAPTPYFLNLVTFFTYMPVRKDIVDQKPEGWAKDPGLTVSNGPFVVSKYKINDKIILTPNENYWNREDIKLKKMVLTMIIEGSTVLTAYDNDEIDVISGQVPVQEIPKRQMEDSTFKTLPYLGTYYYLFNVDREPTNDINVRKALSLAIDREAIVNQITKAGQMPATGFVPNGLIDSKGNDFRATAGDYDMSTTANIELARKYLAKAGYANGQGMPPVELMYNTSESHKAIAEAIQSMWKKNLGIEVTLANQEWAVFKTTRSMGNFQVMRSVWLGDYNDPMTFLDMWTSYSGNNNAQWRATKDGKFPENKKFTGLIEESKLVSGEARDEKLYAAEKIMMDQAIIAPLYYYTGVVMIKDKVKNWERDILGTWYFGNAEIMEK, from the coding sequence ATGAAAAGAACTATGTATGTTTTTAGTGTTTTACTAATACTGCTGCTTACAGCATGCGGAGGTAATAAAAATGAAGATCAAGGAGAAACTGGAGCAAATAAGGTAGAACAGGTGCTGAGATTTAACTTAGATGCAGATCCTCCATCTATTGATCCACAATTAAATACCGATGTATCTGGAGCAATGGTGATCAATAATACCTTTGAAGGGTTGATGAGAAATAATGCATCAGGGAAGCCGGAGCCTGCAATGGCAGAATCTGTAGAAGTTTCTGAAGATAAGACTGTATATATCTTTCATCTGAGAAAAGATGCTAAATGGTCAGATGGTAGATCAGTGACTGCTGAAGATTTTAAATATGCCTGGTTGAGGGGATTAGATCCAGAAGTAGCCTCTGAATATGCTTATCAGCTTTATTATATTAAGGGTGGACAGGATTATTTTAAGGGTAAGGGAAAGAGGGAAGATGTAGGATTAGAGGTTTTGGATGACTATACTTTGAGGGTGGAATTAGAAGCTCCTACACCATATTTTTTAAACCTAGTGACATTTTTTACATATATGCCAGTAAGAAAAGATATAGTGGATCAAAAACCTGAAGGATGGGCAAAAGATCCTGGATTGACAGTATCAAATGGGCCTTTTGTTGTATCGAAATACAAGATAAACGATAAGATCATATTGACTCCCAATGAAAACTATTGGAATAGAGAGGATATAAAATTGAAGAAGATGGTACTTACTATGATTATAGAGGGAAGTACGGTACTGACAGCATATGATAATGACGAGATAGATGTTATATCCGGCCAGGTACCTGTGCAGGAAATTCCCAAAAGACAGATGGAAGATTCGACCTTTAAAACGTTACCATATTTGGGAACATATTATTACCTATTCAATGTAGACAGAGAACCTACAAATGATATAAATGTAAGGAAAGCACTCTCACTGGCTATAGACAGGGAAGCCATTGTAAATCAGATTACTAAGGCAGGACAGATGCCGGCAACAGGATTTGTTCCCAATGGTCTTATAGATTCTAAAGGGAATGATTTTAGAGCTACAGCCGGTGACTATGATATGTCTACAACAGCAAATATAGAGCTGGCCCGTAAATATCTGGCTAAAGCTGGATATGCAAATGGTCAGGGGATGCCTCCTGTAGAACTTATGTACAATACCAGCGAATCTCATAAAGCTATAGCAGAAGCTATCCAGAGTATGTGGAAGAAAAATCTTGGAATAGAAGTTACCTTGGCTAACCAGGAATGGGCAGTATTTAAAACTACAAGAAGTATGGGTAACTTTCAGGTGATGAGATCTGTGTGGTTAGGAGATTATAATGACCCTATGACATTTTTAGATATGTGGACCTCGTATTCAGGAAATAATAATGCTCAATGGAGAGCCACAAAAGACGGTAAATTTCCAGAGAATAAAAAATTTACAGGATTAATTGAGGAGTCTAAGTTAGTCAGCGGAGAAGCTCGGGATGAAAAACTCTATGCTGCTGAAAAGATAATGATGGATCAGGCCATTATAGCACCTCTTTATTATTATACAGGTGTGGTAATGATTAAGGATAAAGTTAAAAACTGGGAAAGGGATATACTGGGAACTTGGTATTTTGGAAATGCAGAGATAATGGAAAAATAA
- the ilvN gene encoding acetolactate synthase small subunit yields the protein MKKYQILVIMRNRPGILSKVSGLFSKRGFNIDGITCGVSEKKEHFRMTITVIGDESFVEQVKRQVAKLIDVVKVQILDEKKVVKRELALIKVKSDSENRLEIIKIVEIYRAKIIDISHEALIIELTGDSNKVEGLIGVMDKFGILESARTGISAMHRGI from the coding sequence ATGAAGAAATACCAAATTTTAGTGATCATGAGAAATAGACCGGGGATATTATCTAAGGTCTCAGGATTATTCTCAAAGAGGGGATTTAATATAGATGGAATAACTTGCGGAGTGAGTGAAAAAAAGGAGCATTTTAGGATGACAATCACAGTCATTGGAGATGAAAGTTTTGTTGAACAGGTCAAAAGACAAGTAGCTAAACTTATAGATGTAGTAAAAGTACAAATTTTGGATGAAAAAAAGGTAGTAAAAAGAGAGTTGGCGTTAATAAAGGTTAAGTCAGATTCTGAAAATCGTTTAGAAATAATAAAAATAGTCGAGATTTACAGAGCTAAAATTATAGATATTTCCCATGAAGCACTCATTATAGAGCTTACTGGAGATTCAAATAAAGTAGAAGGATTGATAGGTGTCATGGATAAGTTTGGAATATTGGAATCAGCTAGAACTGGAATAAGTGCTATGCACAGAGGAATTTAA
- a CDS encoding HlyD family secretion protein, whose translation MSEVIKTNESLEDKKDIKIEENRKKAKKKIRTFIGGMAVLGVLYALYFFLYSNGYESTENAYVTGNQTAVTAQIAGRVTQINFVDTAKVKKGDLLIEFENTDYQLALEGAEIALAQAVRNYSALETNVSQYQYALGESINNLTNVKKNYDRNFKLFNAGIISRQQMDATTTQLKNAKLAVSQKNDALSNAKLQASSKDAYSHPAIQSAILKYKQAYLNLSRTKVYAPVDGVIAKKSVSLGQKIGIGHPLFSVVDLNNEWVEVNLKENQMKNIKIGNIVELTSSLNEKVYEGYIVGISAGTGNAFSLLPPQNASGNWIKITQRLPVRVAFDKKSLEENGVLPLGTTMDAEINTSSVEEEISNIEVKSSNPYTLNIQKIQKTIDRIVKANLY comes from the coding sequence ATGTCAGAAGTTATAAAAACAAATGAAAGTTTAGAAGATAAAAAAGATATAAAAATAGAAGAAAATAGAAAAAAAGCCAAAAAAAAAATTAGAACCTTTATTGGTGGAATGGCAGTTCTCGGAGTTCTTTATGCTCTCTATTTTTTCCTTTACAGCAATGGCTATGAATCTACTGAAAATGCCTATGTTACAGGGAATCAAACTGCTGTAACTGCCCAGATAGCAGGAAGAGTAACTCAGATCAATTTTGTAGATACTGCAAAAGTAAAAAAAGGTGACCTATTGATAGAATTTGAAAATACAGACTACCAGCTGGCCCTAGAAGGAGCAGAGATTGCTCTGGCTCAAGCAGTTAGGAATTATTCAGCCCTTGAAACTAATGTTTCCCAGTATCAATATGCCCTGGGAGAGAGTATAAATAATCTAACTAACGTGAAAAAAAATTATGATAGAAACTTTAAGCTATTTAATGCTGGTATCATCAGTCGTCAACAGATGGATGCGACCACTACTCAGCTAAAAAATGCAAAATTAGCTGTTTCTCAAAAAAATGATGCTCTTTCTAATGCAAAATTACAGGCTAGTTCAAAAGATGCTTACAGTCACCCTGCTATTCAAAGTGCAATTTTAAAATATAAACAGGCATACCTTAATCTATCTAGAACAAAAGTTTATGCTCCTGTAGATGGAGTTATTGCTAAAAAGTCTGTCTCTTTGGGACAAAAAATCGGAATCGGACACCCGTTATTTTCTGTAGTAGATCTAAACAATGAATGGGTAGAGGTAAATTTAAAAGAAAATCAAATGAAAAATATAAAAATTGGAAATATCGTGGAATTGACAAGCAGCCTGAATGAAAAAGTATATGAGGGTTATATTGTAGGTATCTCTGCTGGTACTGGTAACGCATTTTCCCTTCTACCGCCTCAAAATGCAAGTGGTAACTGGATTAAGATTACTCAAAGACTTCCTGTTAGAGTGGCCTTTGATAAAAAAAGTTTAGAAGAAAATGGAGTGCTTCCCCTGGGAACTACTATGGATGCTGAAATAAACACCAGCTCAGTAGAGGAGGAAATTTCCAATATCGAGGTTAAATCTTCTAATCCATATACTCTGAATATACAAAAAATTCAAAAAACAATAGATCGTATAGTTAAGGCAAATTTATATTAA
- a CDS encoding DHA2 family efflux MFS transporter permease subunit, with product MPETNDKITGKIIFITIALAMGSFLNMLNASIVNVSLTHIAGDFGMATSKSTWIITSYSVAEAIVLPLIGWLTLQFGTVKQYIWSTILFAIASLLCGLSFSLSSMVAARLLQGVVGASMIPLSQTLIMKIFPKKKQGIGIAIWTMTLILGPILGPVIGGAITDVASWRWCFYFSIPLCFLSSGVIYYMFKKDYASEKFIRVKTDVVGIFLLISGIGSLQVFLEQGTDLDWFASPSIVVLAVISFMSLVILGIWEWYHENPVINVRLFLNKNFTIGVFSLLIVSAAFYMTAVILPFWLQNVMGYTSFISGKTTATLGLPILLLSPIIGKYTDRIDNRYITITGFIIFTIVTVFTANYSLDVTSSYVSYTRALSGIGLAFFFVALNNVSLGSIKPTEIVAAAGIFNFMRNLGNSIGSSLFIPLWNHSQAYHHEVLASHIHTGNPNFLPLINSIPGSIQAKLVVINGLITKESATMGVNDVLLIAGFITLALVPFVLLANRTTGSTQGGH from the coding sequence ATGCCAGAAACAAATGATAAGATCACAGGAAAAATAATTTTTATAACTATAGCCCTTGCTATGGGTTCATTTTTAAATATGTTAAACGCCAGTATAGTCAATGTATCCCTGACACATATCGCAGGAGATTTTGGGATGGCTACCAGTAAAAGTACATGGATCATCACCTCTTATTCCGTTGCTGAAGCCATAGTTTTACCCCTTATCGGGTGGCTGACACTACAGTTTGGAACTGTAAAACAATATATCTGGTCTACAATATTATTTGCCATTGCCAGTTTACTCTGCGGGCTGAGTTTTTCTCTCTCCTCAATGGTTGCTGCCAGATTATTGCAGGGAGTTGTAGGAGCCAGTATGATCCCCCTTTCTCAGACCCTGATCATGAAAATTTTTCCCAAGAAAAAGCAGGGAATAGGAATAGCTATTTGGACAATGACCCTTATACTAGGCCCTATCTTAGGCCCGGTTATTGGAGGAGCCATTACCGATGTAGCATCTTGGAGATGGTGTTTTTACTTCAGCATCCCCCTCTGTTTTTTATCTAGTGGTGTAATCTACTATATGTTTAAGAAGGACTATGCCAGTGAAAAATTTATAAGGGTAAAAACAGATGTTGTAGGTATCTTCTTACTCATAAGCGGTATCGGTTCCCTCCAAGTTTTTTTAGAACAAGGTACGGATTTAGACTGGTTTGCCAGTCCATCTATCGTTGTACTAGCTGTTATTTCATTTATGTCCCTAGTTATATTGGGGATTTGGGAATGGTATCATGAAAATCCAGTTATAAATGTCCGGTTATTTCTAAATAAAAACTTTACCATAGGAGTATTTTCCCTCCTAATTGTATCTGCTGCATTTTATATGACTGCCGTTATTTTACCTTTTTGGCTGCAAAACGTTATGGGTTATACCTCATTTATAAGTGGTAAAACCACAGCTACCTTGGGTTTACCTATATTACTTTTATCACCTATCATAGGTAAATACACAGACAGGATAGACAATAGATATATTACCATTACAGGATTTATTATTTTTACTATCGTTACAGTTTTTACTGCTAATTACAGTTTAGATGTTACTTCCAGCTATGTTTCATATACCAGAGCTCTAAGCGGTATAGGACTTGCATTTTTCTTTGTGGCCCTTAATAATGTTTCCCTGGGGAGTATAAAACCTACAGAGATTGTAGCTGCCGCTGGGATTTTTAACTTTATGAGAAATTTAGGAAATAGTATTGGCAGCAGCCTATTTATTCCTTTATGGAACCATTCTCAGGCTTATCACCACGAGGTATTGGCTAGTCATATCCATACTGGTAATCCAAACTTTTTACCCCTGATTAACTCTATCCCTGGTTCTATCCAGGCTAAGTTAGTTGTCATTAATGGTTTGATCACTAAGGAATCCGCTACAATGGGAGTAAATGATGTACTCTTGATTGCCGGATTTATCACCTTAGCTCTGGTTCCATTTGTACTCTTAGCAAATAGAACAACAGGCTCTACCCAAGGTGGACATTAA